tcttttttcatttgtaaataatttattttagtcATCAAATATATAGTTGTGCGCCTCTTGACTCTCTCACACTCCCTTTCCTCTtctagacaaagaaaatgataaaattacaattacattGTTTATACATAACattagaaaacatttttacgATGAGATGtttcttaaaatacacttttttggTGCACTATATTGCACTACTATCATCACCCTTGTACCAgataagtacaaatactttgttactgtacttaagtacagtaagaAAGAAgggttggtaatggtctgtatttatatagcgcttttctggtcttgatgagctgctttacactgtgGTTTTGCCATGCAACaccttcaacatggggttaagtgtcttgcttaagaacacatatagactagcagagccaggaattgaacacataaccttccagttgaaagacaatgaCACCCTCCctctgagctaccatggctcaatccttaacgcctcactttttaaaaatacttttacttctaaaacttaagcacagtaaatgtcatatacttaaaGACTTTTACTACAAGTATAAAAtatgacttcaacttctaccaaagtcattttctggtgaggtacttgtacttttactcaagtatcccattaaggtactttatacaaaacTGCTAATAGAACTAGTGCCTTAAAGCAGGGTTTTAAAAGTCAGGCACTTTAGAAAATCATTCACACAAACCACAATATAATTTGTGACCATATATcagtttatataaataatatcaatgggttagggttagacaacACACAAATCCTGACTAAAATGTGGTGAAAATTCTTTCACATTAGTTTGTGggaccccccaaaaaacatctGTCGTTATATATACCTCGTTATAGTCGTGttaactgtttgtgtgtgtgtgtgtgtgtgtgtgtgtgtgtgtgtgtgtgtgtgtgtgtgtgtgttttaaaaacaaacaaacaagagacaGTGGGCCAAATATTAATTCAGCCCTTTATTGTGGTAGCAGCTGGGTGGGGGCTGAGGGTTCGTATGGAGCCGCTGCCCTCCGGTAAATGGAGGCTTTTACGCACCACACACATTTGCTGCAGGAGAGgttttaaaagtgttgtgtgtgtgtgtgtgtgtgttttttttgcgcTGTCACAAGCCTCGCCTGGTGCATAAGTAGGCCTCGACAGTGGGGATGTGCCGTGATGGAGATGTAAGAGATGCGGTAATACCTCAGTGCTtacagagaggggggagggggtgagggagggtGGGGGTGAGGTTGAAGCGCGTCCGGACACTCACCGCCAACTAAACGTGAGAGGGACTGGGACATCAATAACATCTTGCTCATCAATAAGAAATTTTGATGGAGTTAGACTGCTTAATTAAATAGTTTGCCTTGAAGGTATTTGCCTCTCTGAATTTAGCCTATTGAATCTGATGACCCCCCATGGAGAACCTGCTCTGAAGGAGGACGGCTCTTCAGcatctccatccatccacaggAAAAGCCGCTCGGACACGAAAAAAAAAACCGTGTGAGGCGTGAGACTTTGACATCTTCTCTTATCTTTCCGTGATGGCTATCAACACTGATGCTGCCTTTGGGAAAAGCGCTCTCGGCGAGAGGGAAGTTTCAAATCCCACCGACTTCCACGACACGGAGAAGCTGTTGAGCACCGCGACCACGGAGCCCACCGGGCAGACCAACATCAAACCGTccgactccttctccctcaacATCCGAGGCAGCGTCCGCTCCCTGGACGCGGACCAGAACGGACACAGATCACCGCTGAAGTCGGGCTCTGTCGGGCAGTTGgcagccccacccaagtccGCATCCCGGCTCAGCCTGGGCCCGCTGCCCTCCCCGGTGCCGCCCGGTTCCTTACCCTCCACTTATCTCTGGCTGGCGGTGCTGTCCTGCTTCTGTCCCGCGCTGCCGTTAAACATTTGTGCCTTGTGGTACGCAAACGTGGTGAGTTGACTTAAAACACTGAGATTATCTGCCTGTGCTTTTGGACCtttcaggtgtttttgttgttgttgttttgcttcacATGTTAAATAATTCATTGTTAATCACTCACTTCCATTTTCTTTCCCCATTAGTCGAGGTCTGTTCTCCACACAGGAGATATTGAGGGAGCAAGGAAATACGGGCGTCTGTCTATGCTGCTCAGCTGCCTGGCAATTCTACTGGGTGTGGCTGTCATCATATTCATAGTGTTTACAATAGGtaatggatacacacacacaaacacacactcacaattgTCAAGCTGTGTGACCACActtcttctttctccctctgtaTTTAGAGCTCCAGCAGTGATGTGTGGGACTGAGGGAGCCACAGCACACACTCCCTCTGACTTCACCTGGTCCCAAATATgtacacaagagagagagagagagagagagagaatggggaGAATGAGGAGGGTTATCATTTtgaaaagaaggagagaagaaaagcacACCAACTGAGTAGAAAACAAGCTAAAGAGACTCTTAACTTGTTGCTTTTTCTGCTGTGGACAACAAAAAGGGGAAAGAAACCGCAggctgtttctctttctctcacgcAACACTCATGTCCATTTACCGCACAAACTCAGGAACAAACGAAAAGAAGGTGAAGACTGCGCACAGTCATCGTCGCCCGATCACCAGACAGGGAGGACGTGTAGCTACTGGTCGCCCAAACTAGTAGTGCACTGACGCACACTGCTGTCTGACACCCAGATGATTGAATGGCTTCACACTTTCATTATcagaacatcaacaacaacaacaacaaaataagtcAATTGATGCAAAGCTGActaaaaaaattgaaaaaaacccaaaaaccacAACATAGTGTGGAGTGAAGACTGTTAAATAAATCCTCTGTAGTGCAGCCACTGTCTGTCTCCACATTTGAATCTCTTTGTGTTCGGTACGTGATACTTTTTGgctctgagaaaaaaaactgatttcataCACTGTTTACATCAcgtttaaacaaaaaacaaacaaacacatgtacacaaatatGCCGTACTGCAGCCACCGTGTGATATCTCGCTTTGCGTGCTACTATGATAAAAATGAACAGATGAACCTGTTTGGACTGAACTGCCTGGATCTTTACACCTCGTTATGTTTACAATATTACTGCAAGACAATGAGAGGGGAGGAGGGTCGTCGTTGCACTGTTCCTGGCACTCTGATGTTGatgtttatacatttatactgtaCGACTGGTTTACTGTGCCATAGTTCTGCATGTCTGAAATAAACTTGAATGAGCATGACAAACTTCAACGTGAGCTCATCATCTTTATTTTAGTAGGCACTCACGAtgctatacaaaaaaaacatgaacagtacacaattattttactttataaatgtataaagaTTTAAAATTACAACAGGGTTGAAGCAGCAATATAAAAACTCCCATCTGAaataattcagaaaataaataacccCTCCAGTAAGTGAGCTGAAACCTTTTAATGAAGACCTGATTTTAATGTCTTGAAAGACAAACAATAGAAGGAGAATcgtgtaaatgtgtataaaaaagGTCTTGGCAACAGTTGAACTGAGTTACTACAAATATTTCTTTGTGCTCTGGATGAAAGTCAAGGATGGTCAGTGGAAAGTGTAGAGCAACAGGAGTATGGTGCAGACGCCGATCACCCCACCCAGAATTAGAGAGTCACGCCTCTTGCGCAAATTGATTTTCTGGATGAGGCTGTTGATGGTGGGGAAACGATCTGAGGGGCGGGGACGTGTGGTGAAGGAAAAATAATTAAGATCCAAGTAGGGTTTTCCCTTCCTTGCAGTGAGTGAGAGGCAGAAAGCAGCAGGGAAAAGACATCAGTGGCTTCTAAGGCaaccaggggaaaaaaaaaaaaaaacacataataaatggAGCCTAATGGTACAGTCTAGTGTGTCATACCAGCTTTCACTGTAAGTGGAGTTGTTATCCCCGCTCAGCATCAGTATGTGCTGTTGTTAGTTCTGCCCAGAGACAAATCGATGGGAATTAACTGCTCAATCAAAACTGAGGCAACATCCACACTACTACatatttgttaataaaaaaaaagaaagaaatgaatgcaTAAATCAGAGTTCATGCACCTTTTCTCAAGTCAAATTAAAGCAAGTCCTTTTCCACCCCATTGCAGCGGtggtaaattaaatatttctcaGAATATATACTCAAAACAGCTAtatcacttaaaaaacaaactaacattAAAAGAGATGGTTTTATGCTATAACAACTTATtttttatatctatctatctaatatgTGAATTACTCAGTGAGACAGTTATTTGTTGTCAAAGAAATACTGTTACAGATTAAGTTTGAAACAGTTTGATAACTGGTTAGTGAAGttaagcagttttttttggattatcTATCATCATTAAATAACTATATTTTCTCAGATGGAgggaaatagaaataaataaatagaaaacaagCTTGTGTAAACTGGAGAATTTTATAAACCCTACTGAATCCATTCACTTCTTAATTGGTTCTTTTCACACGTGACTCGATCATCTGTGAACGAACCTTGTTGTTCGTCTCACAACAGAAATTCTTGCGCTTActtttcactgttgttgttttaaaatagtAATATTCCCTGAAAATAAGCAAACGACTGCAGAGTagagaatcaacttcctgtttatacTGACATGCTCAGCTTATGTGTTGTCATGTGATTTATGGTTGCATTTAAGTATGGATGTACATTTACGTTTTTATAAAGAGTaagtaaagaagaaaaatgataaaaaaggaTACTGGCCAAAGTTGTAACCCTGGTTTGAATAGACTTCAACATTCCACGCTGAAATGTGATGTTCTCTTTGGTAGCCATGGCGATACTGTAAGGAAAGAAGGTACAAGGGATTAGAAGAGGAGCACAGTCAGCGTCACCGCATGAAAAGTAGAAAGTTGAGACGAACAGTGTGAGAATGTGCTGTGTATGCTTGCGTGtgttgagtgagtgagagtaaAAAATAGGGAAAGGAGAGTGAACGCAACAATAAAAGCTTACCTTATTGCATTGTCAATAAGACTATCGGAGCTGAGAACAtgaaaggggagaaaaaacgGGAGAAAAGTAATGAAAATTAAGCCTTTGTCgctcattgtttttaatatatatactttaaaaGCATACAGTTAATGTTTCCTGCGAGTCTTCTTGTACGTTACCATAAAGGGAGAAAGGAGGAAGCGCTTTTTAATGGAGGATTTTGTGGAAAGCCAGAGTCAGACTGATCAAATATAACCCAGTCATAATAGCAGCCAGTTAGTGTCTATAATGCATGAGAACACATACAGCCGATGTATAAATTTCACAATGGCAATCTGATCCCCAAGTTATTCGCATTGGCTGCATTTTGTAACCACAGTAGCAGACAAACGTTGGACGCGGAGCCGGAGCACACTGATGGACGACGTTTGCGTCAGCTGCCATTAGCAGCAGCTGAAGTAAGTGACGGACAGAAAAATGAAGCGTTCAGTCCGGGGCTCAGCAGAGCGTGCATCCTGGCCGACTctgatggagacaaaaaaatcaatactgtACTTTATACTTCCTTCATCTATCTGTCCACCTCTTTCACCGTCTATCTACTGCTGTCCAGTGCTTTTCTCTCTACCCCTCATCAGAGCCCACAGGAAGACGGCTTCATGCTTTTTTAGCTCTCGGCACTTTCACTAAACTTTACAAAGCGGCAGCGTCCTGATTGCTGCTTCTTCTGAACAAGCAGTTGGTCTGCTAATTATATCTCACAGACAGAACCCAGGCTGTTCATGTTGGAGAATGGATATCTGACCCGAGCCCGTTGGGACCCAACGTTTTGGTTCATGGATATGGTCATTTCAAGTTTTTTCTTGTGAAACAGTGTTAAACAGGTTGGATttaaatggtgttttttttttttatctaaaaataCATTGTAAGCATTTAATAACTAGTGGtttaacatgtaaaaaataaatgaaaatcagGGTTACCCTAGAATTAGGGTTTTTCGAAAGTACTGGTAATAACCCATTAGAAATAGTACCAAAGTAACTTCGGGACCATTCCGGGTAGAGCTAGACTGGTTTGAGTTTGTCGTTTGTTGCCATTGCACTGGTAAGACATCACACTGTGTATCTCATGGACgaggccatcgggcacagcgcACACCCTTTTCTCAGTCGAAaaacaagcctgacccagggctttaccgttccaaactgtgccgaaccgtaccatgatggaaaaacagcaaaagaggATTGTACCTCaaggttc
This window of the Solea senegalensis isolate Sse05_10M unplaced genomic scaffold, IFAPA_SoseM_1 scf7180000012506, whole genome shotgun sequence genome carries:
- the LOC122759840 gene encoding trafficking regulator of GLUT4 1-like, translated to MAINTDAAFGKSALGEREVSNPTDFHDTEKLLSTATTEPTGQTNIKPSDSFSLNIRGSVRSLDADQNGHRSPLKSGSVGQLAAPPKSASRLSLGPLPSPVPPGSLPSTYLWLAVLSCFCPALPLNICALWYANVSRSVLHTGDIEGARKYGRLSMLLSCLAILLGVAVIIFIVFTIELQQ